The following are encoded together in the Methylorubrum sp. B1-46 genome:
- the groES gene encoding co-chaperone GroES produces the protein MKFRPLHDRVVVRRIESEEKTKGGIIIPDTAKEKPQEGEIVAVGPGARDEQGRVNALDVKVGDRVLFGKWSGTEVKIDGQDLLIMKESDIMGVVAA, from the coding sequence ATGAAGTTCCGTCCGCTGCACGACCGCGTCGTCGTCCGTCGCATCGAGAGCGAAGAGAAGACGAAGGGCGGCATCATCATCCCGGATACCGCCAAGGAGAAGCCGCAAGAGGGCGAGATCGTCGCCGTCGGCCCTGGCGCCCGCGACGAGCAGGGCCGCGTCAACGCCCTCGACGTGAAGGTCGGTGACCGCGTGCTGTTCGGCAAGTGGTCCGGCACCGAGGTCAAGATCGACGGCCAGGATCTCCTCATCATGAAGGAATCCGACATCATGGGCGTCGTCGCCGCCTAA
- a CDS encoding class II aldolase/adducin family protein, giving the protein MPSFATRQAMVEAMCRMLDLGLSQGTSGNLSVRSGAGMLVTPSGIPAEQLSPDDLVEMDFDGRWNHPLAPSSEWRFHRDILAARPEIGAVVHAHPPYATGFAICGREIPAVHYMIAMAGGPTIRCAPYAPYGTQPLSDFALEALEGRSACLLANHGMIATGPNLSKAMWLAVEVEALCRQYAIALQVGTPLILSDAEIAETVERFRSYGPREKSNH; this is encoded by the coding sequence GTGCCGTCTTTTGCGACCCGCCAAGCGATGGTCGAGGCGATGTGCCGGATGCTCGATCTCGGCCTCAGCCAGGGGACCTCGGGCAATCTCTCGGTTCGATCCGGTGCGGGCATGCTCGTGACCCCGTCCGGGATCCCCGCCGAGCAGCTTAGTCCCGACGACCTCGTCGAGATGGATTTCGACGGGCGTTGGAACCATCCGCTCGCCCCCTCCTCCGAATGGCGGTTCCATCGCGACATCCTCGCGGCACGGCCCGAAATCGGCGCCGTGGTCCATGCGCATCCACCCTACGCCACGGGCTTTGCGATCTGCGGCCGTGAGATCCCGGCGGTGCATTACATGATCGCCATGGCAGGCGGGCCGACGATCCGGTGCGCGCCCTATGCGCCCTACGGCACGCAACCACTTTCAGACTTTGCCCTCGAAGCCCTCGAAGGCCGCAGTGCCTGTCTGCTTGCCAATCACGGAATGATCGCCACCGGACCCAATCTGTCGAAGGCCATGTGGCTCGCCGTCGAAGTCGAGGCCCTGTGCCGCCAATACGCCATCGCGCTGCAGGTCGGCACGCCATTGATTCTGTCCGATGCCGAAATCGCCGAGACGGTGGAGCGTTTCCGCTCCTACGGCCCCCGAGAGAAATCGAACCACTGA
- a CDS encoding transglycosylase domain-containing protein: MAQSRGRKPRSEPTFDIPEGSDPGRLDVRLSRNDRSAGGQRASAGRAAPAPKARGRKASGGGGQRPPRRRSWLGRLAYAGFVLGIWAVIGLAGLIAYHASQLPPIDQLAVPKRPPNIAILASDGSLLANRGETGGRVVSIKELPPYLPRAFVAIEDRRFYDHFGIDPVGIARAITQNLTRRGVAQGGSTLTQQLAKNLFLTPERSASRKIQEAILALWLEHKYSKDEILELYLNRVYFGAGAYGVEAAAQRYFGKPAKNVTLAEAAMLGGLVQAPSRLAPNRNLKAAQARAAQVLAAMEDLGFAKSADAKVALAQPARPASTRGGGSPNYVADLVMDVLDDFLPKFDEDIVVATTVDASLQTAGEKALTDELNAKGTRYNVAQGALVSMRPDGAIRALVGGRDYAQSQFNRATTARRQPGSAFKPFVYLAAVERGLTPDTVRDDGPVRIGNWAPENYSHNYRGPVSLREALALSLNTVAVKLGQEVGPKAVVQTAQRLGVSSPLQANGSIALGTSEVTPLELVGAYCAFANGGTGVIPYVIASIKSANGKVLYKRGEGGLGRVMDPNAAGMMNAMMHDVFTMGTAKKADIPGWELAGKTGTSQEFRDAWFVGYSATLVTGVWLGNDDGEPTKRASGGSLPVEIWKAYMTTALKGEKPVGLPGMNRWRAPRPEAAPERESGPGGLIGALLGEPEQTASALPPRPVGRERGPSRDDRNFLEKLFGVGE; encoded by the coding sequence ATGGCGCAGTCTCGCGGACGCAAACCACGCAGCGAACCCACCTTCGACATCCCGGAAGGGAGCGATCCGGGCCGCCTCGACGTGCGCCTGTCGCGCAACGATCGGTCCGCGGGCGGACAGCGCGCCTCGGCCGGACGCGCGGCCCCGGCACCGAAGGCGCGCGGGCGCAAGGCGTCCGGCGGCGGCGGCCAACGCCCGCCGCGGCGGCGCTCCTGGCTCGGCCGGCTGGCCTATGCCGGCTTCGTGCTCGGCATCTGGGCAGTGATCGGGCTCGCCGGCCTCATCGCCTACCACGCCTCGCAACTGCCGCCGATCGATCAGCTCGCCGTGCCGAAGCGGCCGCCCAACATCGCGATCCTGGCCAGCGACGGCAGCCTGCTCGCCAATCGCGGCGAGACCGGCGGCCGGGTGGTCTCGATCAAGGAGTTGCCGCCCTACCTGCCCCGCGCCTTCGTCGCGATCGAGGACCGGCGCTTCTATGACCATTTCGGCATCGATCCCGTGGGCATCGCCCGCGCGATCACGCAGAACCTGACGCGGCGCGGCGTGGCGCAGGGCGGCTCGACGCTGACGCAGCAGCTTGCCAAGAACCTGTTCCTCACTCCGGAACGGTCGGCATCGCGAAAAATCCAGGAGGCGATCCTGGCGCTGTGGCTGGAGCATAAATACTCGAAGGACGAGATCCTCGAACTCTACCTCAACCGGGTCTATTTCGGCGCCGGCGCCTACGGCGTCGAGGCCGCGGCCCAGCGCTATTTCGGAAAGCCGGCCAAGAACGTGACGCTGGCCGAGGCCGCCATGCTCGGCGGCCTGGTTCAGGCGCCCTCGCGACTGGCGCCCAACCGCAACCTGAAGGCGGCGCAAGCTCGCGCCGCCCAGGTGCTCGCGGCGATGGAGGATCTGGGCTTCGCCAAGAGCGCCGACGCGAAGGTGGCCCTGGCCCAGCCGGCGCGCCCGGCCTCGACCCGCGGCGGCGGTTCGCCGAACTACGTCGCCGACCTCGTGATGGACGTGCTCGACGACTTCCTGCCGAAGTTCGACGAGGACATCGTCGTCGCCACCACCGTCGATGCGAGCCTGCAGACGGCGGGCGAGAAGGCGCTCACCGACGAACTGAACGCCAAGGGCACCCGCTACAACGTCGCCCAGGGCGCGCTCGTCTCGATGCGTCCGGATGGCGCGATCCGCGCGCTCGTCGGCGGGCGCGACTACGCACAGAGCCAGTTCAACCGCGCCACCACCGCCCGGCGCCAGCCGGGCTCGGCCTTCAAGCCCTTCGTCTACCTCGCCGCGGTCGAGCGCGGTCTGACCCCGGATACGGTCCGCGACGACGGCCCCGTGCGCATCGGCAACTGGGCGCCGGAGAACTACTCGCACAATTATCGCGGCCCGGTTTCCTTGCGCGAGGCGCTGGCGCTCTCGCTCAACACGGTGGCGGTGAAGCTCGGCCAAGAGGTTGGTCCGAAGGCGGTGGTGCAGACCGCGCAGCGGCTCGGTGTCTCCTCCCCGCTTCAGGCCAACGGCTCGATCGCGCTCGGCACCTCCGAGGTGACGCCGCTCGAACTGGTGGGCGCCTACTGCGCCTTTGCCAACGGCGGCACCGGCGTGATCCCCTACGTCATCGCCAGCATCAAGAGTGCCAACGGCAAGGTGCTGTACAAGCGCGGCGAGGGCGGACTCGGCCGCGTCATGGACCCCAACGCCGCCGGCATGATGAATGCCATGATGCACGACGTCTTCACCATGGGCACGGCGAAGAAGGCCGACATTCCCGGCTGGGAGCTGGCCGGCAAGACCGGCACCAGCCAGGAGTTCCGCGACGCATGGTTCGTCGGCTACTCCGCCACGCTGGTGACGGGCGTCTGGCTCGGCAACGACGACGGCGAACCGACCAAGCGAGCCTCGGGCGGCAGCCTCCCGGTCGAGATCTGGAAGGCCTACATGACCACGGCGCTCAAGGGCGAGAAGCCGGTCGGCCTTCCGGGCATGAACCGCTGGCGCGCGCCGCGGCCCGAGGCGGCGCCCGAGCGCGAATCCGGCCCCGGCGGCCTGATCGGCGCGCTGCTCGGCGAACCGGAGCAGACCGCCTCCGCCCTCCCCCCACGGCCGGTCGGCCGCGAGCGGGGCCCGAGCCGGGACGACCGCAACTTCCTCGAGAAGCTGTTCGGGGTCGGCGAGTAG
- the groL gene encoding chaperonin GroEL (60 kDa chaperone family; promotes refolding of misfolded polypeptides especially under stressful conditions; forms two stacked rings of heptamers to form a barrel-shaped 14mer; ends can be capped by GroES; misfolded proteins enter the barrel where they are refolded when GroES binds), with protein MAAKDVRFSADARDKMLRGVDILADAVKVTLGPKGRNVVIEKSFGAPRITKDGVTVAKEIELSDRFENMGAQMVREVASKTNDIAGDGTTTATVLAQAIVREGAKYVAAGINPMDLKRGIDLATQAAVKDITARAKKVASSEEVAQVGTISANGDKEIGEMIAHAMQKVGNEGVITVEEAKTAETELDVVEGMQFDRGYLSPYFVTNAEKMVAELEDPYILIHEKKLSSLQPMLPVLEAVVQTGKPLVIIAEDIEGEALATLVVNKLRGGLKVAAVKAPGFGDRRKAMLEDIAILTKGQTISEDLGIKLENVALPMLGRAKRVRIEKENTTIIDGLGEKADIEARVGQIKAQIEETTSDYDREKLQERLAKLAGGVAVIRVGGATEVEVKEKKDRVDDALNATRAAVEEGIVPGGGTALLRAKKAVAELKSDVPDVQAGIKIVLKALEAPIRQIAQNAGVEGSIVVGKITDNTGSETFGFNAQTEEYVDMIQAGIVDPAKVVRTALQDAASVAGLLVTTEAMVADAPKKDSPAPAMPGGGMGGMDF; from the coding sequence ATGGCAGCGAAAGACGTTCGTTTCTCCGCCGACGCTCGCGACAAGATGCTGCGCGGCGTCGACATCCTCGCGGATGCCGTCAAGGTCACCCTCGGTCCTAAGGGCCGCAACGTCGTCATCGAGAAGTCCTTCGGCGCCCCCCGCATCACCAAGGACGGTGTGACGGTCGCCAAGGAGATCGAGCTCTCCGACCGCTTCGAGAACATGGGCGCCCAGATGGTGCGCGAAGTGGCCTCGAAGACCAACGACATCGCCGGTGACGGCACCACCACCGCGACCGTGCTGGCCCAGGCCATCGTCCGCGAGGGCGCCAAGTACGTGGCCGCCGGCATCAACCCGATGGACCTGAAGCGCGGCATCGACCTCGCCACCCAGGCCGCCGTGAAGGACATCACAGCGCGGGCCAAGAAGGTCGCCTCCTCCGAGGAAGTGGCCCAGGTCGGCACGATCTCCGCCAATGGCGACAAGGAGATCGGCGAGATGATCGCCCACGCCATGCAGAAGGTGGGCAACGAGGGCGTCATCACCGTCGAGGAGGCCAAGACCGCCGAGACCGAGCTCGACGTCGTCGAGGGCATGCAGTTCGACCGCGGCTACCTCTCCCCGTACTTCGTCACGAACGCGGAGAAGATGGTCGCCGAGCTCGAGGACCCCTACATCCTCATCCACGAGAAGAAGCTCTCCTCGCTCCAGCCGATGCTGCCGGTGCTCGAGGCAGTGGTGCAGACCGGCAAGCCGCTCGTCATCATCGCCGAGGACATCGAGGGCGAGGCGCTCGCCACGCTCGTCGTGAACAAGCTGCGCGGCGGCCTGAAGGTCGCGGCCGTGAAGGCTCCGGGCTTCGGTGATCGCCGCAAGGCGATGCTCGAGGACATCGCGATCCTCACCAAGGGCCAGACCATCTCCGAGGATCTCGGCATCAAGCTCGAGAACGTCGCCCTGCCGATGCTCGGCCGCGCCAAGCGCGTCCGCATCGAGAAAGAGAACACCACGATCATCGACGGTCTCGGCGAGAAGGCCGACATCGAGGCCCGCGTCGGGCAGATCAAGGCGCAGATCGAGGAGACCACCTCGGACTACGACCGCGAGAAGCTTCAGGAGCGTCTGGCCAAGCTCGCGGGCGGCGTCGCGGTGATCCGCGTCGGCGGCGCGACCGAGGTCGAGGTCAAGGAGAAGAAGGACCGCGTGGACGACGCGCTCAACGCCACCCGCGCTGCGGTGGAAGAGGGCATCGTCCCCGGCGGCGGCACGGCTCTGCTCCGCGCCAAGAAGGCGGTCGCCGAGCTGAAGTCCGACGTTCCGGACGTCCAGGCCGGCATCAAGATCGTGCTCAAGGCGCTTGAGGCCCCGATCCGCCAGATCGCCCAGAACGCGGGCGTCGAGGGTTCGATCGTCGTCGGCAAGATCACCGACAACACCGGCTCCGAGACCTTCGGCTTCAACGCGCAGACCGAAGAGTACGTCGACATGATCCAGGCCGGCATCGTCGACCCGGCCAAGGTCGTGCGCACCGCCCTTCAGGACGCGGCGTCGGTTGCCGGCCTGCTGGTGACCACGGAAGCCATGGTCGCGGACGCGCCGAAGAAGGACAGCCCGGCCCCGGCGATGCCCGGCGGCGGCATGGGCGGCATGGACTTCTAA
- a CDS encoding ParA family protein has protein sequence MSVGGKLIAVANMKGGVGKTTTVVMLAEALAADGARVLVVDLDPQASVSVCLAGDRLLGEMIVRGRTLEAYLALKLITRHKPDLSARIQPGVSLTVHKNAPLSLSLLPSGPHLRLVEREILYELTERKFSMHAIDERLWSVFQEDFVPLAARYDYIFFDCAPGISPMTEVAVRAADLVLVTSIPDFLSTYGLNAFVETIWRRSGRQASHIAPRSQPHVLVTRFQAQVRQHQRTLARLQTEAGSEDAGFRLLQTRIPQAAALADALVPADGAPPTFSAKYGAHVSNVLIPLVAEVKELLHGP, from the coding sequence ATGTCGGTGGGCGGCAAGCTGATCGCGGTGGCGAACATGAAGGGCGGGGTCGGCAAGACCACCACCGTGGTCATGCTTGCCGAGGCGCTGGCGGCCGACGGGGCGCGTGTGCTGGTGGTCGATCTCGATCCGCAGGCCAGCGTCTCGGTCTGCCTCGCGGGCGACAGGCTGCTCGGCGAGATGATCGTCCGCGGGCGCACGCTGGAGGCCTATCTCGCTCTCAAGCTCATCACCCGCCACAAGCCGGACCTGTCCGCCCGGATCCAGCCCGGCGTCAGCCTGACCGTCCACAAGAACGCGCCGCTCTCGCTCTCACTGCTCCCGTCCGGCCCGCATCTGCGGCTCGTCGAGCGGGAGATCCTCTACGAGCTGACCGAGCGGAAATTCTCGATGCACGCCATCGACGAGCGGCTGTGGTCGGTCTTCCAGGAGGATTTCGTGCCGCTGGCCGCGCGCTACGACTACATCTTCTTCGATTGCGCGCCGGGCATCTCACCGATGACCGAGGTGGCGGTGCGGGCTGCCGACCTCGTGCTCGTCACGTCGATCCCCGACTTTCTCTCGACCTACGGTCTCAACGCCTTCGTCGAGACGATCTGGCGGCGCTCCGGCCGGCAGGCGAGCCACATCGCCCCGCGGAGCCAGCCGCACGTTCTTGTCACCCGCTTCCAGGCTCAGGTGCGCCAGCATCAGCGGACCCTGGCCCGGCTCCAGACCGAGGCGGGCTCTGAGGATGCCGGCTTCCGCCTGCTCCAAACCCGCATCCCGCAGGCGGCGGCGCTTGCCGACGCGCTGGTGCCGGCCGACGGCGCACCGCCGACCTTCTCTGCCAAGTACGGCGCCCATGTCTCCAACGTGCTGATTCCGCTCGTCGCGGAAGTGAAGGAACTCCTCCATGGCCCTTGA
- a CDS encoding adenylate/guanylate cyclase domain-containing protein: MLPHHRWFWLLILLASGGAGLLYNVIFAGGASPLAGFTYGLCVGISALAFDRGVLLAGVQSRIRRLPAGLYVVAAELSYVAMIIVGNALGGFVVWLLGLTGDSLSEAVRTTPRVLAYALAVSALLVFVIRMRDLIGGEVFINFLVGRYHRPVEEERIFLFLDVVGSTAFAETHGDLRAQEYLSAVFATLAEPVRRFYGSTDDYIGDLAMITWPMERGLKDARCVECLFAVRERIEAEAEAWEARFGTVPRLRAGLHGGRVITAEVGVDRHKIAYFGDAVNVVARVEALCRPLGVDTLISEDLLKRLPCLPEGVVVRPLGTHSLRGRGQPLSVATLERAGSAPLSKETAPRIAAAP, encoded by the coding sequence ATGCTGCCGCACCATCGCTGGTTCTGGCTCCTCATCCTCCTCGCCTCGGGCGGGGCGGGGCTGCTCTACAACGTCATCTTCGCCGGCGGCGCCTCGCCGCTGGCCGGCTTCACCTACGGCCTCTGCGTTGGCATCTCGGCGCTGGCCTTCGACCGGGGCGTGCTGCTCGCCGGCGTCCAGTCGCGCATCCGCCGCCTGCCCGCAGGCCTCTACGTCGTGGCGGCGGAACTCTCCTACGTGGCGATGATCATCGTCGGCAATGCGCTCGGCGGCTTCGTCGTCTGGCTGCTTGGCCTCACCGGTGACAGCTTGAGCGAGGCGGTGCGCACAACGCCTCGGGTGCTGGCCTACGCGCTCGCCGTTTCGGCGCTGCTCGTCTTCGTGATCCGCATGCGCGACCTGATCGGCGGCGAGGTCTTCATCAACTTCCTCGTCGGGCGCTACCACCGCCCGGTGGAGGAGGAGCGCATCTTCCTGTTCCTCGACGTCGTCGGCTCCACCGCCTTCGCCGAGACCCATGGCGACCTGCGGGCGCAGGAATATCTCAGCGCCGTCTTCGCCACCCTCGCCGAGCCGGTGCGGCGGTTCTACGGCTCGACCGACGATTACATCGGCGACCTCGCCATGATCACCTGGCCGATGGAGCGCGGCCTGAAGGACGCGCGCTGCGTCGAGTGCCTGTTCGCGGTGCGCGAGCGGATCGAGGCCGAGGCGGAAGCGTGGGAGGCGCGCTTCGGGACGGTCCCGCGGCTGCGGGCGGGCCTGCATGGCGGCCGGGTGATCACGGCGGAAGTGGGCGTGGACCGGCACAAGATCGCTTATTTCGGCGATGCCGTGAACGTGGTCGCCCGTGTCGAGGCCCTGTGCCGGCCGCTCGGCGTCGACACGCTGATCTCCGAGGATCTGCTGAAGCGGCTGCCGTGCCTGCCCGAAGGCGTCGTCGTCAGACCGCTCGGCACGCATTCCCTACGCGGGCGCGGACAGCCCCTCTCCGTCGCGACCCTCGAACGCGCGGGGTCGGCGCCGCTCTCGAAGGAGACGGCGCCGCGGATTGCCGCCGCGCCGTAG
- a CDS encoding MarC family protein encodes MSIDLPFVTKVFAALFAIMNPIANVPVFLSLTEGASDAVRRRVAATAALGTTIGCLVSILGGQLVLDAFGLSVDDFRLAGGLIVLTIALSMLQGSSSRTHGRTPNEREDTIDAASVAIYPLTIPLLVGPGTIATLIVYGHAAETKGNWLELAIGVGAFLALLTVALLSAPWLGRHLSATATAITRRLMGMILAAVAMEMMVTSLQNLFPGLSH; translated from the coding sequence ATGTCGATCGACCTACCCTTCGTCACGAAGGTCTTCGCTGCCCTGTTCGCCATCATGAACCCGATCGCGAACGTACCAGTGTTCCTGTCCCTCACCGAGGGCGCGTCGGACGCCGTACGTCGGCGGGTGGCCGCCACGGCGGCGCTCGGGACCACGATCGGCTGCCTCGTCTCGATCCTCGGTGGGCAGCTTGTCCTGGACGCCTTCGGGCTCAGCGTCGACGACTTTCGTCTGGCGGGCGGGCTCATCGTTCTGACGATCGCGCTCTCGATGCTGCAGGGCTCATCGAGCCGGACGCACGGCCGCACCCCCAATGAGAGGGAAGACACGATCGATGCGGCGAGCGTCGCGATCTATCCGCTGACGATCCCTCTGCTCGTCGGTCCGGGAACGATCGCCACGCTCATCGTCTACGGCCACGCCGCCGAAACGAAGGGGAACTGGCTGGAACTCGCGATCGGCGTCGGCGCCTTCCTCGCCCTGCTGACGGTCGCGCTGCTCTCCGCCCCATGGCTGGGCCGGCACCTCTCCGCAACAGCAACCGCGATCACGCGCCGCCTGATGGGCATGATCCTCGCCGCCGTCGCGATGGAGATGATGGTGACGAGCCTGCAAAACCTTTTCCCCGGCCTCAGCCACTGA
- a CDS encoding MAPEG family protein yields the protein MIFPTTTAFYAAILGLIYAGLSGWVIGGRVTGNVLLGDGGQDALQRRIRSHGNFQEYVPLTLLLIALYEAGGGSPAWVRGLLIVLVIARILHPIGMFAPTNSPRQFACRGGGILATIAVMTVAALLLLLRAG from the coding sequence GTGATCTTTCCGACCACCACGGCCTTCTATGCCGCGATTCTGGGCCTGATCTATGCCGGCCTGTCCGGCTGGGTGATCGGCGGCCGTGTCACCGGCAACGTCCTCCTCGGCGATGGCGGGCAGGATGCCCTCCAGCGCCGCATCCGCTCCCACGGCAACTTCCAGGAATACGTGCCGCTGACCCTGCTGCTGATCGCGCTCTACGAGGCGGGCGGTGGTTCTCCTGCCTGGGTGCGGGGCCTGCTGATCGTGCTGGTGATTGCGCGCATCCTGCACCCGATCGGCATGTTCGCGCCGACGAACTCGCCGCGCCAGTTCGCCTGCCGCGGCGGCGGCATTCTCGCGACGATCGCCGTCATGACGGTTGCCGCGCTCCTGCTGCTCCTGCGCGCCGGCTGA
- a CDS encoding MucR family transcriptional regulator, giving the protein MSLEDDSAGDYVTLAVDIVSAYVGNNSLAVGELPGLITSVHGALAQLSNKAVEPEQPALTPAVPIRRSIQQDFLICLEDGKKFKSLKRHLRTRYNLSPDEYRARWNLPDDYPMVAPSYAATRSELARTMGLGQQRRKWPAKAAPEVTAESAQDVAPAPRRRGRARAEDAA; this is encoded by the coding sequence ATGTCGCTTGAGGACGACTCCGCTGGCGATTACGTGACCCTGGCTGTCGACATCGTCTCAGCCTATGTGGGGAACAACTCGCTGGCCGTGGGTGAATTGCCCGGGCTGATCACTTCGGTTCATGGCGCTCTTGCGCAGTTGTCGAACAAGGCTGTTGAGCCTGAGCAGCCGGCTTTGACGCCGGCGGTGCCGATCCGCCGCTCGATTCAGCAAGATTTCCTCATCTGCCTTGAGGATGGAAAGAAATTCAAGTCGCTCAAGCGGCATCTGCGGACGCGCTACAACCTCTCGCCCGACGAGTATCGCGCGCGCTGGAACCTGCCCGACGACTACCCGATGGTCGCCCCGAGCTACGCCGCCACACGTTCGGAACTCGCCCGGACTATGGGACTCGGCCAGCAACGCCGGAAGTGGCCTGCGAAGGCTGCGCCCGAGGTCACCGCGGAATCGGCTCAGGACGTCGCCCCGGCGCCGCGCCGCCGCGGCCGTGCCCGTGCGGAAGACGCCGCCTGA
- a CDS encoding PepSY domain-containing protein, which yields MARSVFVLLHRWAGLTIAAFLLVAGLTGAVISWDHELDDWLNPHLHTVESRGAAIPALDLVRQFETREPHARVGYVPLAAEPGGSLSLFVVPRVDAATGKLYVLGYNQVFLDPVTGAELGRREWGQVWPITRETLISFLYKLHFSLHLPEMWGEERWGVWLLGIVAVVWTLDSFVGFTLTLPVRKPANPARPASVERQLGRGWWSRWKPAWKVKTSGSAYRVTFDLHRAFSLWTFALLFLLAFTAFSLNLYREVFLPLMSSVSQVTPDPSNTRSFVSALEPIEPRVSYAQVLEAAQAEGQRRGWKEPVGALAYTPMQGFYTARYFEPGDDHGAAGVGPAAIYFDGADGRVIGDRQPWVGTAADIFVQAQFPVHSGRILGLPGRILISLMGLVVAMLSVTGVVIWWRKRAARLSVRRKTVVPPSGRPVPAE from the coding sequence ATGGCGCGCTCCGTTTTCGTTCTGCTGCACCGGTGGGCGGGTCTGACGATCGCCGCCTTCCTGCTCGTGGCAGGGCTCACGGGCGCGGTGATCTCCTGGGATCACGAACTCGACGACTGGCTCAACCCGCATCTCCACACGGTCGAGAGCCGCGGTGCGGCGATCCCCGCCCTCGATCTCGTGCGTCAGTTCGAGACCCGCGAGCCGCATGCCCGCGTCGGCTATGTCCCGCTGGCGGCCGAGCCCGGCGGGTCGCTGTCGCTGTTCGTGGTGCCGCGGGTCGATGCCGCGACGGGCAAGCTTTACGTGCTCGGCTACAATCAGGTCTTCCTCGATCCCGTGACCGGAGCCGAACTCGGCCGTCGGGAATGGGGGCAGGTCTGGCCGATCACCCGCGAGACGCTGATCTCGTTCCTGTACAAGCTGCACTTCTCCCTGCACCTGCCGGAGATGTGGGGGGAGGAGCGCTGGGGTGTCTGGCTCCTCGGCATCGTCGCCGTGGTGTGGACCCTCGATTCCTTCGTCGGCTTCACCCTGACGCTGCCGGTGCGCAAGCCCGCCAACCCAGCGCGTCCCGCCTCCGTCGAGCGGCAGCTCGGCCGGGGCTGGTGGTCGCGCTGGAAGCCGGCCTGGAAGGTGAAGACGTCGGGCAGCGCCTACCGGGTGACCTTCGACCTGCACCGCGCCTTCAGCCTCTGGACCTTCGCGCTCCTGTTCCTGCTCGCCTTCACGGCCTTCTCGCTCAACCTCTACCGGGAAGTGTTCCTGCCGCTGATGTCGAGCGTCTCGCAGGTCACGCCCGATCCGTCGAACACCCGCTCCTTCGTCTCAGCCCTCGAACCGATCGAGCCGAGGGTGAGTTACGCTCAGGTTCTGGAGGCGGCGCAGGCCGAAGGCCAGCGCCGCGGCTGGAAGGAGCCTGTCGGCGCGCTGGCCTACACGCCGATGCAGGGCTTCTACACCGCGCGCTACTTCGAGCCCGGCGACGATCACGGCGCCGCGGGCGTCGGGCCGGCGGCGATCTACTTCGACGGGGCGGATGGCCGGGTGATCGGCGACCGCCAGCCCTGGGTCGGCACCGCCGCGGACATTTTCGTGCAGGCGCAGTTTCCGGTCCATTCCGGCCGCATCCTCGGCCTTCCGGGCCGCATCCTGATCTCGCTGATGGGGCTCGTCGTGGCGATGCTCTCGGTGACCGGCGTCGTGATCTGGTGGCGCAAGCGCGCCGCGCGGCTCTCCGTGCGCCGCAAGACGGTGGTGCCGCCCTCCGGCCGGCCGGTGCCGGCGGAGTAG
- a CDS encoding restriction endonuclease translates to MSGRSPTATRLFWTVVLGGCAVLRYGVPALAATAAACLAILLHRLDRPRRFRSLVRRSARRHAATLALRRRQECFVDAYGNTIEDGWLRERAYFVERTILPIIEERGFADYVEPHFDAMEAIVERVACAHALPDEIDTPEDGVAYERYCAERLGEAGWDARPTGASGDQGCDVIAEKAGVRLVVQCKRYTRPVGNAAVQEVAAAALHWSGDMAAVVSNAGFTPAARKLAGTTGVMLLHHDDLSTLAPTRRASRRVMTAGR, encoded by the coding sequence ATGTCCGGCCGGTCGCCCACTGCCACGCGCCTGTTCTGGACGGTCGTCCTCGGAGGATGTGCCGTGCTTCGCTATGGGGTACCGGCTCTTGCCGCCACGGCGGCGGCCTGTCTCGCGATCCTGCTTCATCGCCTCGACCGCCCGCGCCGGTTTCGCTCACTCGTGCGCCGCAGCGCTCGGCGTCACGCCGCGACGCTGGCGCTGAGACGCCGGCAGGAATGCTTCGTCGACGCCTACGGCAACACCATCGAGGATGGGTGGCTGCGCGAGCGCGCCTACTTCGTGGAGCGCACCATTCTCCCGATCATCGAGGAGCGTGGTTTCGCCGACTACGTCGAGCCGCATTTCGACGCGATGGAGGCGATCGTCGAGCGGGTCGCCTGCGCGCACGCGCTGCCCGACGAGATCGATACGCCGGAGGACGGGGTCGCCTACGAGCGATACTGCGCCGAACGCCTTGGCGAGGCGGGCTGGGATGCCCGGCCAACCGGGGCGAGCGGCGACCAGGGTTGCGATGTCATCGCCGAGAAGGCGGGCGTGCGCCTTGTCGTGCAATGCAAGCGCTACACGCGTCCGGTCGGCAACGCGGCGGTGCAGGAGGTCGCGGCGGCGGCCCTGCACTGGTCCGGTGACATGGCGGCGGTCGTCTCGAATGCCGGCTTCACACCCGCCGCCCGCAAGCTCGCCGGCACGACCGGTGTCATGCTCCTGCACCACGACGACCTCTCGACGCTGGCGCCGACTCGCCGGGCCAGTCGCCGCGTGATGACGGCGGGACGCTGA